The genomic DNA gagGTATCATAAATCCAatactttaaaacttaaaataataaaaaaaatttaattttgaaggcACTATTAATAAAATCATATAGTATCGTTGCACCAAAACTCTCCTTTAAATTTAATTGTTAATGGATAATTAGATGATAAACTAATTTATGCATAtgcacaatatatatatattttaatttttaaaattatttttttttaaaacatcctaaatatattttatatccCCTGAACACCTAAAATATTTTATCTTGAAAATTATAACCCAAAAAAGAAACTTGAATTCTAGAGaaaaaaatcttattagcttaaaGTCATTATAACCTAACGtctaaattctaaaatcttaaaccttaaatatatataatatatcatgtgaacatctaaaatttttaattttaaatactaTAACCctagaggaaaagttttattagctcaaactcattataactcaacttctcaatcctaaaattttgaactttaaatacatataatatactcgAAAAAAATTAAGAGGAGAATCTAGACATCTAGATTCATTCCAACCGCCTAGGCTAGTTCACACATAGATATCTGAATTAATTCCAGATGCTCCTAATTTAGTCATCCGCTCTCAGGATATCAAAGTGTACATAGTAGTTATTTAGATAGGAATACTCTCTCTATTTATATTATTACATATTTAATTCaagttaaaatattattatagtcCATTTCCAATATCAAACAATTTAGTATTATGGAATTTATATTGTCCATGTGTAGGGAGGTGTtattaaagtttttaattttgattgtTAAGAGTAGTACACATAGAATAATATAAATGTATGATGtcataatgagaaaaaaaaactgaTTCAGTCATTTAATTATATTGTCAGTTTCCACTTGATTTGCATGATTAACCTAACTTCTAGTATTGTCAATTTATAACATTAGACATAAATGTAATTAACATTTTCATTATAttgaaattattaaaagaatcttTAAAAATCTGTAAGTCATTGCAATTTAATAATTAGTtttgatatattaattaaaaacaataTATTATATATAGTAGGACGTATGTTATTTTCTTGGGAGGTAGAAGCgactcatatttatttatttttgataatttagtaatctaattttttaaattaattaatctgaTAAATTTTTTATCGGTTATCAGAATAAATTGGACAAGTGCCTAATAGTATCACTATCAAAGTAGTTGGTTGGTGTACTTCTGTCACCGCCAATTTACAATTAATCACAAtttctcttcctctccttttcctaattaaaattaattaattacaattaattaaACATACTGTTagagaattaattaattaagatccTAACTACTTAATTAATGTGTCGTCTCCATATCTGGTAAAGGTTCACACACTTTATATTCTCAAATCTCATTACAAACTTAATAATAATAATGCATGGTTTGAAGGAGTCCAAGTAACTGTAAAGAATATATATAGAGAAGAATTTTATCATGTCCACCCTTATCCTGTATATCCATGAGCGACTGAGTGCAAATTTGGATGCCCAAAAATTTGTCCAAGCATTCGGAAGTCTGCTTGGGTGCCCCGATTTATTTTTGAGGATTGGGATGTTCGGATGGGCTTCTGGGCACTCTCGGATTTGCAATCGGTCATCCATGAACGTACAAGGTAAAGTTGTGGAAggtatcaaaaataaataaataaatatatatatatatatatccttttcTCACCTTACCAAAAGTTTAATTACTTATGGCACCAAGTGGTTCCTGCTGAACCTGTGCTCTTATAAGCAGTATAAGAGAAGGGGAGAAGAACAAAGAGTGAGTGGTGCTAGAGGAGTCGACCGAGCATGAGCAGCCGAAGGAGAATTCCAAAGGGATCGCATTGATCTCTCTAGCACCAATGAGTTGTTAATTATTTTGCGAGATCATGCGATTCCCTTGGAATTTTCCGTCTGTTGCTAAATTTTCAATCGCCTTTGCTCCATCCAGGTATGACTGCTGCTTCTTCTAAGCTCTTATCTGATACTGCATTTAGATCCCGAAAGCGATCTAACTCTTCTCTTAGAGTTCTACAATCGAACATTGATTTCAAAGAAGAATCAAACATTGTTCGAAGAAGATGCctctgatttttctttttctctagCTATCATCTTCAAAGGTTATAATTATGGATcataatttagctaattaatctatctttgaattatatatatatatagacatatATAAAATAGAAACTGATTGAGAATCTCTTTCAAATGTGATCAATAACTTAATTCaagaaattttaaagttaatataaaaaaaacaacATCCACATCAAGAAGATGATAAGGTGATCATGAATGTGCACacaatctaaacttaattcagaAACAACATCCCAGAAAAAAGTTTTGCAGCAAATTGAACGAGAAAGAAgtgagaaaaataaaaacaaggaaCCAAAATGGAAAACGAAAAATTTGTTGgacccgtggttgttttgatgtgattaaccaagttaggttgggtcctgtttgattttgatccttgtgtctaagtgtgcaagagcttaggagcacaggaagtcgagcgaaagacgcagctagcgagaaggatgacacgggaagagagccgacaggctcggtgcatccgagggacgaaagggctgcagaagagtacaccggtggacgagaagaacgtacgcaatgttcgagggacgagaagctggagcggaagcctgctcgagaagaagaccagaaattggattcgggtgagccctattccggtggccgaaatcacccaggaaATTACAACAGCAAAGGAGCGAAATGGAACTGTAAGTgttgctggaggtgccttcaaaggatGTTAAAGGCACCTCCGCGccttctgtggaaggcgccttccatggctggaaggccccttcgatgaacagtgcgaaggtgcCTTCGGCCAGCCAAATTAATCGTTGGCAGCGGATAAAGTCTTATCCACTGTTGCCTtgctggaggtgccctccatccaccttggaggcaccctcaagcttaGGATAGGATTTGTAGGAGTAATAAAAAGGGTCCTGAAGTTAGGAAATACAACAACAACTTgagaacaactactgtaatcatttTCTAGTcttttctaagttttttaaagagtgtaagaggcctCTCCGCCTACAGAGAAAGAgatttttctagtagagctttgcaaccgccttggattaacaaccactaggttgtaaccaaatcaaatctgtttgcctcttctttttattagttgttcattttttaGATTAGAATTATTGTGATAGTActactaatcttagttggaaAAACAGAGaaagatttttgtttttttacgTTGCATCCTCATATCGGCCACCCTGTGCCAACAAACCCTTCCCTTATTTAAAGCAAGCTCTTGTCTCCTTTTATGGAGTGAATGCGGGACAAGATTCCCTGGTCATTTTATGACAATTAAATTGAacacaataaaagaaaataaattggaacaaaaaaaaaaagatagccCCTCCCATCATACGGGATCCTGAGAAAGGATCTATTATACGCAACCTTATCCTACTTTTTGCAATAGGTTGTTTCTAGGAATCGAACTCGCGATTTTAAGGTCACAAAATAACAACTTTATCGTTGTGTCAAAGCTCcccttcaaaataaaaaatacgaTAGaacattttgaaataaaaaaggtTCAATATAAATATTGTTCCTAAAAAAAAGACAAGGAAAAGACAAGCAATTCAAAGAGAGCAAGAGGTGCAACAAAATTGCAGGCCCCATATGTATATAACAGGGCAAGACCAATCACATGTTGTTTCTATTGCCTTTGAACTCTTAACAAGTAACTTGAAATTCCTCAAGAATGATGGTTCACCTCATACCGAATAATTGAAGGTCATCTACAAACTTTTCCATTtatgttttatatatttttgatgCATTCAATTAGGGGTGAATATTCggttaatttggtattaattttattatctttttaaataaattcagttaattcggtgttaactgaaataactgattttaaatttgatttgattaatttgGTTTTAACAAAACTTTGATTCAATTCAATTAGTCAATATTAAATCGATTTTAgattaattcgattaatttatgGACCGAACTAACCTAATGTTCACCCCTATATTCAATGTATCCTTTTATCTTTAAAATGCATTAAATATACATAAAAAGATTGTCAATGCAAGGGATTAGATTTTTAGATGAACTAATGGTTAAGATCAGTAATATTAATAGATTGCAGAGAGTCTCTTGTCGTGACTCCAGAGCTGAAATTATCTGCATTGCATGAGTTGATATCGAAAGTATACCTGAATAGAACATGAGGCAATGGGCAAAGAGAAATGTCTTGTTTGTAAAAGGACAAGCAGTGGCAGGGATTATGACCCGTAAGCAGGACCGAGCCGGATTGTAGTATGGTCCTCTTTGCTTCAATAATGGAAAGGTGGAGTTGGGTTGCCTTGGAAACCATGGAGGACCATTTCTGTTCAAGGGTCACTTGCCCGGTAGCGATGAGGGAGATAATGCAGAGTCATGATCAGCCATGATAAACTTCATCAAGCAATCCCTGTATAGAAAGAAGATTGTTTAGCAAAATGTATTAAATACATCATCACACTGATCTCTATCACTGTGAGTTGATCTCTTCTCACCTCTACCTCTAATTTTAAAAAGTCGGCTACTCCCTTTGGAATGAGAGTTCACCTCAATGGAGATAGGCATTCATTTTGTTCATTGACTCGCATGGAAAACTCCATCGTTATATTCAAACTAAAGAAGAATTTGCATGTTTATGTATTGCATGGTTAATGGCCGAGCTCATGTATGCTCAATGAAACTTCTCAATTTGGCAGCTTTGTGATCATGGCATATGATGCTAAGTTAGTGTGGTGTGGAGGATGGATATGGCGGAGTGGATACCGGAACTGGCGAGGTGGCGGAATTCTGAGGGAATTTTGGGCTGGAGCTTGTTGGCAGCGAGGGCGAAGATGAGGCGGCAGTGGAGGTGGAGAAATGAGGGGCACTAGGGAACGAGGCGGAGGAAGGATGTGGTACGACGGCAGGTGTGGAGGCGGAGGCGAAGTTGACGGATGGTGGTGGGATCGGGCGAGGTCAGGTTGGTGTCGGCGGCGGCGGAGAGGTCGCGGCGTGCACGGAGATGAGACGAGGAGAAGGGTTTGGGGTTTTCCGGCCACGGGCTCAGTATTTATAGTCAGTAACGGCTTCAGTCACGACTTAAGAGGCGACAACTGGCACCCTATTTAAATCGCGCCCCCTGCGTTTTTTCCGATTGTTAGGGTTTTTAACTTACGGAGAGCGGAAGAGGCGGCAGCTATGTCGAAGAAGAACAACTTGTCGAAGCGGAAGAAACAGCACGAATTCGATCTCAAAagtgagatttttttttctacCTTGCTTATTGTTCTCGAATCTCTCTCGCTCCTTTTTTCTCTTCGTCTTTTTCCATGTTCGTTATATTTTCATTGGCTTGTGTTGTGTGCTTTCTGTGCTTACGATcaggagaaaaggaagaaagggagaagaaagagaagaaactgCACGCTAAAAAGAACAAAATGAAGGTTTGTTCATCAATACTCCCCTCAAAATGTTCATCCTTTCTCTATTTCTCTCTTTTTTAGCTTAGTCTTCGAGTGTATTCTTTTTAATCATTGAATGCCTTTTCTTTTGGACGATAACTTGAAGCTCATACCATTTTGATATTTTGGTGTCGACGTCAGATTTGAATCGAAACAACAATTAACTGAACTGAAATACTAATAATAAAATCAGTCTGAGAGCCGACAGAAGTTTACTGCAAAACCTTTCTTTGAAGATTGTTTTGTGGCCTCTCAACTCCAATCCTAGAGCTAAATCAGGCTTACTGGTTCTATTTGGATTCCTTATTTTATA from Zingiber officinale cultivar Zhangliang chromosome 4A, Zo_v1.1, whole genome shotgun sequence includes the following:
- the LOC121969396 gene encoding uncharacterized protein LOC121969396, with protein sequence MSKKNNLSKRKKQHEFDLKREKEEREKKEKKLHAKKNKMKVDGSAVKRRNNGKFRVGKVKTKLSKLAKAKAAQAMELDK